From a region of the Neobacillus niacini genome:
- the ahrC gene encoding transcriptional regulator AhrC/ArgR: MNKGQRHIKIREIITANDIETQDELVDELKSAGFNVTQATVSRDIKELHLVKVPLLDGRYKYSLPADQRFNPLQKLKRSLMDAFVRIDSAGHLLVMKCLPGNAMAIGALLDNLDWEEVLGTICGDDTILIICRTPEDTETITNRFLDML, translated from the coding sequence TTGAATAAGGGTCAACGTCATATAAAAATTAGAGAAATTATCACTGCTAATGATATTGAAACACAAGATGAACTTGTTGATGAATTAAAAAGTGCAGGGTTTAATGTGACACAAGCAACAGTTTCTCGAGACATTAAAGAACTACATCTGGTTAAAGTTCCGTTATTAGATGGGAGATACAAATATAGCCTTCCAGCCGATCAACGATTTAATCCATTGCAAAAATTAAAAAGATCATTGATGGATGCCTTTGTCCGCATAGATTCCGCAGGTCATTTATTAGTAATGAAATGTCTGCCTGGTAATGCTATGGCAATTGGTGCTTTATTAGATAACCTTGATTGGGAGGAAGTACTAGGAACCATTTGCGGCGATGATACGATATTAATCATTTGTCGTACACCAGAAGATACAGAGACAATCACTAACCGGTTCCTTGACATGCTTTAA
- a CDS encoding TlyA family RNA methyltransferase — translation MKNKERLDVLLVERGLAETREKAKRSIMAGLVYTNEERLDKPGEKVKVDIPLAIKGNVLPYVSRGGLKLEKALKIFDVTVKDKVMLDIGASTGGFTDCALQNGAKMSYALDVGYNQLAWKLRQDERVVVMERTNFRYVTPADLAGEMPNFATIDVSFISLKLILPVLKTLLVPGSDIVALVKPQFEAGREQVGKKGIVRDEKVHVQVVNKIVDFALGQGFNAINLSFSPITGGDGNIEFLLHLKWMGEQETGQNQLPEQPAQIVKDAHSEFKSKQDVEG, via the coding sequence ATGAAGAATAAAGAACGATTAGATGTTTTATTAGTTGAAAGAGGATTAGCAGAAACAAGAGAAAAAGCAAAACGTTCTATCATGGCAGGTCTTGTTTATACGAACGAAGAAAGGTTAGACAAGCCTGGTGAGAAAGTAAAAGTAGATATCCCTCTAGCGATAAAGGGAAATGTTCTTCCTTACGTCAGCCGTGGTGGTCTTAAATTAGAAAAAGCATTAAAGATTTTTGATGTCACAGTTAAAGATAAGGTTATGCTCGATATAGGTGCCTCGACGGGTGGATTTACTGACTGCGCCCTGCAGAATGGAGCAAAAATGTCCTATGCTTTAGATGTCGGCTATAATCAACTTGCTTGGAAGCTGCGTCAGGATGAACGAGTAGTGGTAATGGAAAGAACCAACTTTCGATATGTAACACCTGCAGATTTAGCAGGTGAAATGCCTAATTTTGCAACGATAGATGTTTCTTTTATTTCATTAAAATTAATATTACCTGTATTAAAAACCTTGCTTGTACCTGGAAGTGATATTGTAGCACTTGTTAAGCCGCAATTTGAAGCGGGTCGTGAGCAGGTTGGGAAAAAAGGTATTGTACGTGATGAAAAAGTCCATGTACAGGTTGTTAATAAAATTGTTGATTTTGCACTTGGACAAGGGTTTAATGCGATTAATTTATCCTTTTCTCCGATTACCGGTGGAGATGGAAATATTGAGTTTCTCCTTCACCTAAAATGGATGGGGGAGCAGGAAACCGGCCAAAATCAGTTGCCTGAACAACCTGCACAAATTGTAAAAGATGCTCATTCGGAATTTAAATCTAAACAAGACGTGGAAGGATAA